The following proteins are encoded in a genomic region of Brachypodium distachyon strain Bd21 chromosome 1, Brachypodium_distachyon_v3.0, whole genome shotgun sequence:
- the LOC100825694 gene encoding multifunctional methyltransferase subunit TRM112 homolog A yields the protein MRLLTHNFLASNMKGVSTGYPLGLEVVKSTIKEVELNADFLRGILPKLDWRALAAATSAAGYPDLLPAEQPSEAEFFAEGAAEFEDSPIRRLHRALLEIHIDEGTLVCPESGRTFPIQKGVPNMILHEDEVRA from the coding sequence ATGAGGCTCCTGACGCACAACTTCCTGGCGTCGAACATGAAGGGCGTGAGCACCGGCTACCCGCTCGGGCTGGAGGTCGTCAAGTCGACCATCAAGGAGGTGGAGCTCAACGCCGACTTCCTCCGCGGGATCCTCCCCAAGCTCGACTggcgcgcgctcgccgccgccacctccgccgccggatACCCGGACCTCCTCCCGGCGGAGCAGCCGTCCGAGGCCGAGTTCTTCGCCGAGGGCGCCGCGGAGTTCGAGGACAGCCCgatccgccgcctccaccgcgcgcTCCTGGAGATCCACATCGACGAGGGCACCCTCGTCTGCCCCGAGAGCGGCCGCACCTTCCCCATCCAGAAGGGCGTCCCCAACATGATCCTCCATGAGGACGAGGTGCGGGCCTGA